Part of the Insulibacter thermoxylanivorax genome, TTGTCCGGACAACTATAATAATAGGAGGTAGAATCATGAGGAAGATATTGGCTTTTATGATCGCGTTATCACTATTATTACCAACACAAGCATTTGCGCTGAACCCTGTAGCTCAAGATCTCGAAAGCATTGTTGCTCAATTGTCGATTATCAGTGATGGACTAACTGTTCAGCAGATAAGAGATATCATCCAGTCCACTTCTGAGGAACTAGGTTTGCCTGAAGAGTATATAGCAAATCAAATACTATATGAAGCTTCTTACAGCCTAACTAAGGCACATGAAGCTCAACTAAGGAATATCACACCGATGGGATCTTCAGGCGGCGGTGGTGGTTCTGAAACTACTTATCCACTTGATAGCAGTAATAAAGGGGATATATTCTTTGAAACAGCTAGTACAGCAGGCATTGAACATGGTCATGTAGGCTTATACTACTCGGATAATATATTGGTAGAGTCAATGCCTGGCGATGGTGTAAGAACAATTGATCGTTCCAATAAAGCAGTTGCTTCGGGAGCTAAAATTTTAGCAGTCAAGGATACAGCAGCTTCTACATCACAAAAGGAAGCTGCTGTAGACTGGGCTTATTCCAGAGTGGGAGACGCTTATTCTTACAATTTCATTAGCAATAGACTTACGACTTGTGATAAAGAAAAAAACTGTTCAAAGTTGGTTTGGTGTGCGTATAAAATTGAAGCTGATATAGATCTTGATGCTAATGGAGGATTGGGTGTCTATCCGACGGATATCCGGGATTCAAACTTAGTTACAACTATCAAAAGTTATTAGACATAATAAATCGGAGAGCGGGTTCCCCGCCCTCCGAAATACATATCACGATGGAGTGTGCCAATGGAGCGTAAGAAATTTCTAATCGTTGGACTGGCTCTCTTACTAATCATTTCTTCATCAGTTGTGCTTTATTTATTGATTAATGATGAAGGTACTCATTACTCCTCAAATAAACATCTCCAACTACAAGATACATTTGCCTATGTTTATTATTCCTCGTCCATTGCAGGTGAATGGGCAGGGGATGGAACTAGTCATCTGATATGGATTGACTCTGATGGGCATTTTCGCACAACGGTCCGCTCAGGCTTGGAGTTGAACTCGGTAATCCCATACGGACATCAATTAATCCTGCATAAGAAGAACAGTGCTGAGCTTTTTGGCGATGATGGCAGCTTGGAACTATCCATCAATGACTGCAGGGTGCATACCGGATACGGTCAATCATCAGGAGTATTAGACAATGGAATCCACTACAGTGTGTTCAATCAAAGAATGGGGGAAGATAACTACATATCAACACTCCGCTGGGGGGATGCCGAGCGTTTGTATTGTAAGGAGTTCGATGGATATGTGTTTTCCGTAGGCGATCATGACTCAAGTCTATATATTATCGCAACGGATATAATGAACCTGAAAGATATTTACTTGATCGAATACCAATTCCAAGATGTCGAAAACATAACTGAGCATCGGAGTCTATTATATGATCAGAACACAGAACATTTGATGAAGTTAACCAATCTGGTATGGCACCAAAACAAGCTATACGGGGTCTTCCACTATAATACCGAGACCAACATATTATTAACCATGGCCGAGATCGATCTGGACAATCGGACAGACATTCCATTCCACGTGATCACTAGCTACGATCTCGATGTGGATCCGATGCACTTTTTCTTCAATCCAGACAGTATAGCGAGTATCGATGATCGATTACTCTTCGTTGATGGCTTCGGTAATGTCCATGCCTATGATCCCGTTACACATCAGGACAAAGTATTGTTCACATTCTCAGACTATGCTCGTCAGGAATATTGGCAAGATGAGAAGGTCTATTTCTCGGGGGATCGTCTTTATTTTTATTACTATCACAGAGACCTGGGCAGCCATGTCATTGATACTTACTCGCTGGACGGTATCAGGGAGAACCGCCTCAAGATTCCCGGTATCTTTAAGGCATTTGGAGACAACACCGTGTTTCTATATGATTTCGGAGTGATCCGTGATCATCCTGGATAACAATATTCAGGCAATAGCCACTAAAGCCTTATTACTGCTGGATGCGGAGCAGAAACCCCAAACCATATGCCATTTCCTTGTTGTGATTCTATAAAGCACTAAGTATATTGTCTATAATGGCTTTGCCATAACTTGAATTTGTAGTCTTCATTGTTCACACATATAATAGAAGCTGCCAATAGACCAAGAAGAAAAGGTGTCACGAATGAGCATATTGAATGTAGAAGGGTTAAGTCACGGGTTTGGGGATCGGGCAATTTTTAACAATGTGTCCTTCAGGTTGTTGAAGGGGGAACA contains:
- a CDS encoding YiiX/YebB-like N1pC/P60 family cysteine hydrolase; protein product: MRKILAFMIALSLLLPTQAFALNPVAQDLESIVAQLSIISDGLTVQQIRDIIQSTSEELGLPEEYIANQILYEASYSLTKAHEAQLRNITPMGSSGGGGGSETTYPLDSSNKGDIFFETASTAGIEHGHVGLYYSDNILVESMPGDGVRTIDRSNKAVASGAKILAVKDTAASTSQKEAAVDWAYSRVGDAYSYNFISNRLTTCDKEKNCSKLVWCAYKIEADIDLDANGGLGVYPTDIRDSNLVTTIKSY